The proteins below come from a single Carnobacterium divergens DSM 20623 genomic window:
- the ispF gene encoding 2-C-methyl-D-erythritol 2,4-cyclodiphosphate synthase — MMRIGQGYDVHQLVSGRECIIGGVKLPYELGLLGHSDADVLLHAIIDALLGAAGKGDIGHFFPDTDEQYKNCDSRFLLREVWDILSKEGYSLGNIDATIVAERPKMQPYLETMKMHIADDCQTVMTRINIKATTSEKMGFIGRKEGIAAMAVCLLEKKV; from the coding sequence ATGATGCGAATCGGACAAGGCTATGATGTTCATCAATTAGTATCTGGAAGAGAGTGTATTATTGGTGGCGTCAAGCTTCCTTATGAATTAGGTCTGCTAGGACATTCAGATGCCGATGTGTTGTTGCACGCCATTATTGATGCGCTATTAGGTGCAGCTGGAAAAGGTGACATCGGTCATTTCTTCCCAGATACAGATGAACAGTATAAAAACTGTGATTCACGATTTTTACTGAGAGAAGTTTGGGATATATTAAGTAAAGAAGGCTATTCATTAGGGAACATAGATGCTACAATTGTAGCGGAACGTCCTAAAATGCAACCTTATCTCGAAACAATGAAAATGCATATTGCCGATGATTGTCAAACAGTAATGACAAGGATTAACATCAAGGCGACTACTTCTGAGAAGATGGGATTTATTGGTCGTAAAGAAGGAATAGCCGCTATGGCTGTTTGTTTATTAGAGAAAAAGGTATAA
- the epsC gene encoding serine O-acetyltransferase EpsC translates to MRTIREYFAVVKQNDPSVKSNLEILLTYPGFHALLFYRMAHFLYQKHLFLLAKIVAQFARFLTGIEIHPGATIGKRLFIDHGMGIVIGETTIIGDDVIIFHGVTLGGTGKDKGKRHPTIENGVLLSANAQILGPITIGKNAKIGASAVVLKDIPANTTAVGIPAKVVKRG, encoded by the coding sequence ATGAGAACCATAAGAGAATATTTTGCGGTAGTTAAACAAAATGACCCTTCAGTCAAAAGCAATTTGGAAATTTTATTAACCTATCCTGGTTTCCATGCACTCTTATTTTATCGAATGGCTCATTTTCTTTACCAAAAACATCTCTTTTTGTTAGCTAAAATAGTTGCTCAATTTGCCAGATTTTTGACTGGAATTGAGATTCATCCAGGAGCAACAATTGGAAAAAGACTTTTTATCGATCATGGAATGGGAATAGTAATTGGAGAAACTACGATTATTGGAGATGACGTAATTATTTTTCATGGAGTAACATTGGGTGGAACTGGGAAAGATAAAGGCAAACGCCATCCAACGATTGAAAATGGCGTATTGCTGTCGGCAAATGCACAAATATTAGGTCCAATTACAATTGGAAAAAACGCTAAAATTGGTGCGTCAGCAGTTGTCTTAAAGGACATTCCAGCCAACACAACGGCTGTGGGAATTCCAGCGAAAGTAGTTAAAAGAGGCTAG
- the cysS gene encoding cysteine--tRNA ligase, whose amino-acid sequence MLKIYNTLTRKKEEFVPLEAGKVKMYVCGPTVYNYIHIGNARSTVAFDTVRRYLEFRDYEVNFVSNFTDVDDKIIKAAKELSITAPEVADKFISAFYEDTSALGVEKATSNPRVMENMPDIIQFIEALIEKGYAYESAGDIYYRTRKFKNYGKLSNKTIDELEIGASNRLESSENERKEDPIDFALWKSAKADEISWESPWGQGRPGWHIECSVMATKYLGDTIDIHGGGQDLEFPHHENEIAQSEAKTGHPFANYWMHNGFVTIGAEDEKMSKSLGNFVLVHDMIKEVDPQILRFFMATTHYRRPIAYSGTAIEEARVNLAKLKTAYENLHYRLSDSVLELPTDPSFFDKLTTIKEQFIVEMDDDFNAANGITVVYELAKMMNIYSEQKEVSKAVVEAMLGMLKELLTVFGIILEEETQLLDAHIEALLLERTEARAAKNFARSDEIRDLLKNEGIIIDDTPQGARWRRG is encoded by the coding sequence ATGTTAAAAATTTACAATACATTAACTAGAAAAAAAGAAGAATTTGTCCCATTAGAAGCTGGGAAAGTTAAAATGTATGTTTGTGGTCCCACCGTTTACAATTACATTCATATTGGAAATGCTAGAAGTACAGTTGCTTTTGACACGGTTCGTCGCTATTTAGAATTTCGTGACTACGAAGTGAATTTTGTGTCGAATTTTACTGATGTTGACGATAAAATTATTAAAGCAGCCAAAGAATTAAGCATTACAGCACCAGAAGTAGCAGATAAATTTATTTCTGCCTTCTATGAAGATACCTCTGCGTTAGGTGTGGAAAAAGCAACGTCAAATCCACGGGTAATGGAAAATATGCCAGACATTATCCAATTTATTGAAGCTTTAATCGAAAAAGGATATGCGTATGAATCAGCAGGAGATATTTATTACCGTACACGTAAATTCAAAAATTATGGAAAACTAAGCAATAAAACGATTGATGAATTAGAAATCGGAGCAAGCAATCGTTTGGAATCTAGCGAAAATGAACGCAAAGAAGATCCAATTGATTTCGCCTTGTGGAAATCAGCTAAAGCCGATGAAATCAGCTGGGAATCACCTTGGGGACAAGGACGTCCAGGATGGCATATCGAATGCTCGGTAATGGCAACAAAATATTTAGGTGATACGATTGACATTCATGGTGGCGGACAAGACTTAGAATTTCCTCATCATGAAAATGAAATTGCACAAAGTGAAGCGAAAACAGGACATCCCTTTGCAAATTACTGGATGCACAACGGATTTGTCACAATTGGTGCCGAAGATGAAAAAATGAGTAAATCATTAGGCAACTTTGTTTTAGTCCATGATATGATAAAAGAAGTAGACCCACAGATTCTACGCTTCTTTATGGCAACCACTCATTATCGTCGCCCAATTGCCTATAGTGGAACAGCCATTGAAGAAGCAAGAGTCAATTTAGCAAAATTAAAAACAGCTTATGAAAACCTACATTACCGTTTAAGTGACTCTGTTTTAGAGTTGCCAACAGATCCATCTTTTTTTGATAAATTAACGACAATTAAAGAACAATTTATCGTGGAAATGGATGACGATTTCAATGCAGCAAATGGCATTACGGTGGTCTATGAATTAGCTAAAATGATGAACATTTACAGTGAACAAAAAGAAGTTTCGAAAGCAGTCGTAGAAGCGATGTTAGGAATGTTAAAAGAATTACTGACTGTGTTTGGAATCATTTTAGAAGAAGAAACTCAGCTATTAGATGCTCATATTGAAGCCTTATTATTGGAACGCACAGAAGCCAGAGCAGCTAAAAACTTTGCTCGTAGCGACGAAATTAGAGATTTATTAAAAAACGAGGGCATCATTATCGATGATACCCCACAAGGAGCTAGATGGAGACGTGGATAA
- the gltX gene encoding glutamate--tRNA ligase, whose product MTKKIRVRYAPSPTGHLHIGNARTALFNYLFARHNGGDFILRIEDTDAKRNIADGESSQLDNLTWLGMDWDEGPSNPGNYGPYRQSERGDIYDPLVEQLLLSNRAYKCYCTEDELEAERDAQRARSEMPHYAGKCANLTPAQQAEKEAAGLKPVIRFRVPQNTTYSFDDLVKGPISFESGSVGGDFVIVKRDGVPTYNFAVAVDDHYMEISHVLRGDDHIANTPKQLMIYEAFGWTPPTFGHMTLIINSETGKKLSKRDGSILQFIEQYRDLGYVPEAMFNFITLLGWSPVGEDEIFSKEEFIKMFDPERLSKSPAAFDAKKLEWINNQYVKATDLDTLTDLSLIHLIKAGLVEENPTPEKIEWVRQLVSLYHEQMSYGAEIVELSSLFFSDVPELDDVAKDVLAGETVPVVLEAFHKVLDEIETFDVASIKAGIKTVQKETGIKGKNLFMPIRVAVTGQSHGPELGETIELLGRAKAKAHLEAAIANLA is encoded by the coding sequence ATGACTAAGAAAATCCGTGTACGTTACGCACCAAGCCCAACGGGACATTTACACATTGGAAATGCTCGTACAGCATTATTTAATTACTTGTTTGCGCGTCACAATGGTGGAGATTTTATTTTAAGAATCGAGGACACTGACGCCAAAAGAAATATTGCAGATGGGGAATCTAGTCAGTTAGACAATTTAACATGGTTAGGCATGGACTGGGATGAAGGTCCTTCAAATCCAGGCAACTATGGCCCGTACCGTCAATCAGAACGTGGTGACATTTATGATCCATTAGTAGAACAGTTACTATTGAGTAATCGCGCCTATAAGTGCTACTGTACAGAAGATGAATTAGAAGCAGAACGTGACGCTCAAAGAGCTCGTAGTGAAATGCCTCATTATGCTGGGAAATGCGCTAATTTAACACCTGCACAACAAGCAGAAAAAGAAGCAGCTGGTTTAAAACCTGTCATTCGTTTCCGTGTACCACAAAATACAACGTATAGTTTTGATGATTTAGTAAAAGGTCCAATTAGCTTTGAATCAGGTAGTGTTGGTGGCGATTTTGTTATTGTTAAACGTGATGGCGTACCGACTTACAATTTTGCTGTAGCAGTTGATGACCATTACATGGAAATTAGCCATGTGTTACGTGGAGATGACCATATTGCAAATACACCCAAACAATTAATGATTTATGAAGCATTCGGTTGGACTCCTCCAACATTTGGTCATATGACCTTGATCATTAACAGCGAAACAGGGAAAAAATTAAGCAAACGTGATGGAAGTATTTTACAATTTATTGAACAATACCGTGATTTAGGCTATGTGCCAGAAGCGATGTTTAACTTTATTACGTTACTTGGTTGGTCACCAGTTGGAGAAGATGAAATCTTTAGTAAAGAAGAATTTATCAAAATGTTTGATCCAGAACGTTTAAGCAAATCTCCAGCAGCTTTCGACGCTAAAAAATTAGAATGGATTAACAATCAATACGTTAAAGCAACTGATTTAGATACATTGACAGACTTGTCATTAATTCATTTAATCAAAGCTGGCTTAGTTGAAGAAAATCCAACTCCTGAAAAAATTGAGTGGGTGCGTCAATTAGTTAGCTTATATCACGAACAAATGAGTTATGGTGCTGAAATTGTTGAACTTTCTAGCCTATTCTTTAGTGACGTCCCTGAGTTAGATGACGTAGCCAAAGACGTATTAGCTGGCGAAACGGTACCAGTTGTTTTGGAAGCCTTCCACAAAGTGTTGGATGAAATTGAAACGTTTGATGTTGCTAGCATTAAAGCTGGTATTAAAACTGTTCAAAAAGAAACTGGGATTAAAGGAAAGAACCTGTTTATGCCAATTCGTGTAGCTGTAACAGGTCAATCACATGGTCCAGAACTTGGTGAAACAATTGAATTATTAGGTCGTGCTAAAGCAAAAGCTCATTTAGAAGCAGCTATTGCAAATTTAGCTTAA